One Pararhizobium sp. IMCC3301 DNA segment encodes these proteins:
- a CDS encoding DUF1127 domain-containing protein, with translation MPFSSITESYRNWRQYRKTMDELSRLSPRELDDLGIAPYQIRSVARSARRG, from the coding sequence ATGCCATTTTCTTCCATCACAGAATCCTACCGCAACTGGCGCCAGTATCGCAAAACTATGGACGAACTTTCCCGTCTGTCGCCACGTGAACTCGACGATCTGGGTATTGCACCTTACCAGATCCGCAGCGTAGCTCGCAGTGCACGCCGTGGCTAA
- a CDS encoding L,D-transpeptidase, protein MSHRTAGARRPFSTALIAVGAGLIFAFLATVPSAAAGKVVAFKSDVARGTIVVRTNERRLYLVIRGGRAISYPVGVGRVGRQWTGTSVIEGKHVSPNWAPPPAIRRDSPNLPAIIPGGAPNNPLGVAALTLSGGDYAIHGTNKPSSIGRFVSYGCIRMLNEDITELFKRVRVGTQVVVEH, encoded by the coding sequence GTGAGCCATCGTACTGCCGGCGCGCGCAGACCGTTTTCAACTGCGCTCATCGCGGTCGGCGCAGGGCTTATTTTTGCCTTCCTGGCCACTGTTCCCTCAGCCGCCGCCGGCAAGGTGGTTGCATTCAAAAGCGATGTTGCGCGCGGCACGATCGTTGTGCGAACCAATGAACGCCGGCTCTACCTGGTAATCAGGGGCGGACGCGCCATTAGCTATCCGGTAGGGGTTGGGCGCGTCGGACGGCAGTGGACCGGCACTTCCGTCATTGAAGGCAAACATGTAAGCCCAAATTGGGCTCCTCCGCCTGCCATCAGACGCGATTCGCCCAACCTCCCGGCTATAATCCCGGGAGGGGCGCCTAACAATCCATTGGGTGTCGCCGCGCTGACACTCTCAGGCGGCGACTACGCCATTCATGGCACCAATAAGCCGAGTTCGATCGGCCGGTTCGTATCTTACGGCTGTATCCGGATGCTGAATGAAGACATCACCGAGCTGTTCAAACGGGTCCGCGTTGGAACGCAAGTGGTCGTAGAGCACTGA
- a CDS encoding esterase-like activity of phytase family protein yields MHQTFKFAMLAALLTGLSPTAALAEAVFNRISSFPVNTNIPPNMDPKTESSAEIISATADENMLIYSDSPLSGIGLVDISDASAPKAAGFVPVDGEPTSVSVAGNYALIGVNTSDSYTTPSGKLAVLNIATGTIELSCELTGQPDSIAISPDKSFLAIAIENERDEDLNDGIIPQLPAGNVMLFSLTSGLPDCDSRRIVDLSGLADIAGSDPEPEFVDINSLNEIVVTMQENNHIAVIDSMTAQVKSHFSAATVDLRNIDIEEEGALTFDGTLLAVRREPDAVQWLDDERFVTANEGDYQGGSRSFTIFSKTGEVLYESGLDFEYRVAMAGHYPEKRSANKGAEPEGLEVASYNGETFIFVLSERGSVIGVYRDTGSVPEFVQLLPTGLAPEGAIALPRRNLLAVANEADLIEDGGVRSHVTLYQLADQTPAYPMIRSVMQDGRPIGWGALSGLTADLDIPGRLYAVNDSFYAMQPTIFTIDATTQPATIIAATPVTRNGVPAQLLDLEGITNDGKGGFWLASEGRTDRMIPHGLYQVTGTGEIEQQVPFPAELLAVEKRFGAEGIARVGDRLWIAIQRSWADDAENRVKLVSYDIASKEWGAVLYPTEAASSGWIGLSEITVFGDFAYLVERDNQIGANAKVKKLYRVALSELEPAPLGGELPVVNKEMVRDFLPDMKATGGYVVDKIEGFAIDASGVGFAVTDNDGVDDSNGETLFFSTGNM; encoded by the coding sequence ATGCATCAGACGTTCAAATTCGCAATGCTTGCCGCATTACTCACCGGTCTGTCACCAACAGCCGCGCTCGCCGAGGCAGTATTCAACCGGATTTCAAGTTTTCCGGTCAACACCAACATACCGCCCAATATGGATCCCAAAACGGAATCCTCCGCAGAAATCATCTCGGCGACAGCCGATGAAAACATGCTGATTTATTCAGACAGTCCACTCAGTGGAATCGGTCTGGTCGATATTTCCGATGCATCTGCTCCAAAGGCAGCGGGTTTTGTGCCTGTGGATGGTGAGCCAACCTCTGTTTCGGTGGCAGGAAATTATGCCTTGATCGGTGTCAACACCTCTGACAGTTACACCACACCGAGTGGCAAATTAGCGGTTCTCAATATTGCCACCGGAACCATTGAGTTGTCCTGCGAACTGACCGGTCAACCGGATTCCATTGCCATCTCCCCGGATAAATCATTCCTAGCAATCGCGATCGAAAACGAACGCGATGAAGACCTGAATGACGGTATCATTCCACAATTGCCTGCAGGCAATGTCATGTTGTTCTCCCTGACCAGCGGTTTGCCTGACTGCGACAGCAGGCGCATTGTCGATCTGTCCGGACTGGCGGATATTGCAGGCAGCGACCCTGAGCCTGAATTTGTCGATATCAATTCCCTCAACGAAATTGTCGTCACGATGCAGGAAAATAACCACATTGCTGTCATTGACAGCATGACAGCGCAGGTAAAATCGCATTTTTCGGCGGCCACAGTCGATCTTCGGAATATCGACATTGAGGAAGAGGGCGCTCTGACTTTTGACGGCACGCTCTTGGCAGTGCGCCGCGAACCAGATGCGGTTCAGTGGCTCGATGACGAGCGCTTTGTCACTGCAAATGAAGGCGACTATCAGGGCGGTTCGCGGAGCTTCACGATTTTCAGCAAAACGGGCGAGGTTCTCTATGAATCCGGTCTTGATTTTGAATACCGTGTCGCAATGGCCGGCCATTATCCGGAAAAGCGTTCCGCCAACAAGGGCGCAGAGCCGGAAGGACTGGAAGTCGCTTCCTATAATGGCGAAACATTTATTTTCGTCCTTTCGGAACGCGGTTCTGTAATCGGTGTGTATCGCGACACCGGGTCTGTCCCGGAATTTGTTCAGTTGCTACCAACGGGCCTGGCACCGGAAGGGGCGATTGCACTGCCGCGCCGCAACCTGCTGGCAGTGGCAAATGAAGCCGATCTGATTGAGGATGGCGGCGTGCGCTCGCACGTGACGCTGTATCAGCTTGCAGATCAGACACCGGCCTATCCGATGATTCGTTCAGTCATGCAAGATGGCCGTCCCATCGGCTGGGGAGCTTTGTCGGGGCTGACGGCGGATTTAGATATCCCGGGCAGACTCTATGCGGTCAATGACAGTTTTTATGCGATGCAGCCTACAATCTTCACGATTGATGCAACGACACAACCGGCAACCATAATCGCTGCAACGCCAGTTACCCGCAATGGCGTTCCGGCACAATTGCTGGATCTGGAAGGCATCACAAATGACGGCAAAGGCGGCTTCTGGCTCGCCTCGGAAGGCCGCACCGACCGGATGATCCCGCATGGCCTCTATCAAGTAACCGGAACGGGCGAAATCGAGCAACAGGTTCCCTTTCCAGCAGAGTTGCTGGCGGTGGAAAAACGCTTCGGCGCAGAGGGCATTGCCAGGGTCGGCGACCGCCTCTGGATTGCCATCCAGCGCAGTTGGGCGGATGACGCGGAAAACCGCGTCAAGCTGGTGTCATATGATATTGCCTCAAAGGAATGGGGCGCAGTGCTGTATCCCACCGAAGCTGCGAGCAGCGGCTGGATAGGCCTCTCGGAAATCACAGTTTTCGGTGATTTCGCTTATCTTGTTGAGCGCGACAACCAGATCGGGGCAAATGCAAAGGTCAAAAAGCTGTATCGCGTCGCCCTGTCTGAACTCGAACCGGCCCCGCTGGGCGGGGAATTACCAGTCGTCAACAAGGAAATGGTTCGCGATTTTCTGCCCGACATGAAAGCAACAGGCGGCTATGTGGTCGACAAGATTGAGGGATTTGCGATTGACGCATCTGGCGTCGGATTTGCTGTTACCGATAATGACGGAGTTGATGACAGCAACGGCGAGACATTGTTTTTCTCAACCGGGAATATGTAA
- a CDS encoding ice-binding family protein, with protein MRIRTTTAAVLAISTFALAPRAEAQSLETFGVLAGSEITNTGPTVINGNIGLSPGSAITGFPPGSVVFPYTRYVTNGVAVQAKADLTTAYNVLAGRPATASLTAIVGSGQSLNPGVYSFDSSAQINGELTLDGGGDPDAVFIFNIPSTLTTGSNAKILLVGGANPNNVFFRVGSSATLGTATEFQGRILALTSITLNTGANISCGAALARNAAVTLDTNRISVAEALEAEIGGMYVDCAMVEVVIGDELDEMASDSAQDVADVIDDYVAGGGDLPLGFQVLDFLTPAELADALAQIAGEASTGVTPTGTQAMDSFLDTVLNQGFGGDSGPGGPSDQTAPGRDTLMVLGYATPENSKGADANMAMASGGALLAAPDPRRWGVWAALYGGDSDVDGNAASGTRDRSSDNYGVVFGLNYQITEDTTVGLALSGGATSYSLADGFGNGSSNMFQGAIYSRTNLDAAYIAAALAYAYHDESTERTTAFDGARYTADFDASNIAGHVEAGYRFGGLTPYGAVRVQVFHTPDYSETSDTGAFALDYDEQTTTTTRTELGTRFDHAFAVGYGASLTLSGRVAWAHDYSSQPSTTATFQALPGSDSFTVDGAAAERDSVLLSAGAEFMMASGFSLAGSVNSQFAENSQTYSGNARIRFQW; from the coding sequence TTGAGAATTCGCACAACCACTGCAGCCGTTTTAGCAATTTCCACTTTCGCCCTCGCGCCCCGGGCCGAGGCCCAGTCGCTGGAGACCTTTGGGGTCCTGGCCGGATCGGAGATCACCAATACTGGTCCCACCGTCATAAACGGAAATATCGGCCTAAGCCCGGGCTCCGCGATCACCGGGTTCCCACCCGGGAGCGTAGTTTTCCCTTATACCAGATATGTAACCAACGGTGTCGCTGTGCAGGCGAAAGCCGATCTGACCACTGCCTACAATGTTCTGGCAGGAAGGCCCGCGACCGCCAGCCTGACAGCTATTGTAGGAAGTGGCCAGTCTCTCAATCCAGGAGTTTACAGTTTTGACTCCTCTGCCCAAATAAATGGGGAACTCACCCTCGACGGAGGCGGCGACCCGGACGCAGTTTTCATTTTCAATATACCGTCCACACTGACCACGGGCTCGAATGCGAAGATCTTGTTGGTCGGCGGCGCCAATCCCAACAATGTGTTCTTCAGGGTCGGCAGCTCCGCGACACTTGGAACGGCTACCGAGTTTCAGGGAAGAATCCTTGCACTGACAAGCATCACGCTGAACACTGGTGCCAATATCAGTTGCGGCGCTGCCCTGGCGCGCAACGCTGCGGTGACGCTTGACACCAACCGAATAAGTGTCGCCGAAGCCCTCGAAGCGGAAATTGGGGGAATGTATGTCGACTGCGCGATGGTCGAAGTCGTAATCGGGGATGAACTGGATGAAATGGCGTCTGATAGTGCACAGGATGTCGCCGATGTCATTGACGACTACGTCGCCGGTGGTGGTGACCTGCCGCTGGGGTTCCAGGTCCTCGACTTCTTGACGCCGGCCGAATTGGCGGATGCGCTCGCGCAGATTGCCGGGGAAGCCTCAACCGGCGTCACGCCGACCGGCACGCAGGCGATGGATTCGTTCCTCGATACAGTGCTCAACCAGGGCTTCGGCGGTGATAGCGGCCCGGGCGGTCCGAGTGATCAGACTGCTCCCGGCCGCGACACCCTCATGGTGCTCGGCTATGCGACCCCGGAAAATTCGAAAGGCGCCGATGCCAACATGGCTATGGCCTCTGGCGGCGCACTGTTGGCGGCACCCGATCCGCGTCGCTGGGGAGTCTGGGCGGCCCTGTATGGTGGCGACAGCGATGTCGATGGCAATGCAGCATCAGGTACGCGCGACCGGTCGAGCGACAATTACGGTGTCGTCTTCGGCCTCAACTACCAAATCACAGAGGACACAACGGTTGGCCTGGCGTTGTCTGGCGGTGCCACCAGTTACAGCCTGGCGGACGGTTTCGGCAACGGCAGTAGCAACATGTTCCAAGGGGCCATTTACAGCCGCACCAATTTGGATGCGGCCTACATCGCTGCGGCGCTCGCTTATGCTTACCACGACGAATCGACCGAGCGGACGACGGCATTCGACGGCGCCCGCTATACGGCGGATTTCGACGCCTCCAACATTGCCGGGCACGTTGAGGCCGGATACCGTTTTGGAGGGCTCACGCCCTATGGTGCCGTGCGCGTGCAGGTCTTCCATACGCCGGACTACAGCGAGACCAGTGACACAGGCGCATTCGCGCTGGACTACGACGAGCAGACGACGACCACGACCCGCACGGAGCTCGGCACGCGGTTCGACCACGCCTTCGCGGTCGGCTACGGAGCGTCGCTCACGCTCAGCGGCCGCGTTGCCTGGGCGCATGATTATTCCTCCCAGCCGAGCACAACCGCCACATTCCAGGCGCTACCCGGATCTGACAGCTTCACCGTGGACGGCGCCGCAGCTGAACGTGATTCCGTGCTCCTCTCCGCCGGGGCCGAGTTCATGATGGCGAGCGGCTTCTCGCTTGCCGGGTCGGTCAACAGCCAGTTCGCCGAAAACTCGCAGACCTATTCCGGCAACGCACGGATACGTTTCCAGTGGTGA